One Aulosira sp. FACHB-615 genomic window carries:
- a CDS encoding peptidylprolyl isomerase — protein sequence MTEALQIGNRTIQATELVPLLASYQMLPQLIRELIIDEAIASVECTSEEITRAQQQFYLERQLKTDADIKAWMAYHGITVNQLESVTIRKLKIEKFKIATWGNKLESYFFQNKAKLDKVIYSLLRTQDIGLVQELYFRLQAKEQSFAELAKEYSQGPEAQTGGLVGPVELQAIHPGMVQLLSSSQPGQVLPPARITEWVVILRLEKLIPAQLDDQMKARLLNELFEAWLQEQQKQIQSNS from the coding sequence ATGACAGAAGCTCTCCAAATTGGCAACCGTACAATCCAGGCTACTGAGCTAGTTCCCTTACTGGCAAGTTACCAAATGTTGCCACAGCTAATTCGGGAATTAATTATCGATGAAGCGATCGCATCTGTAGAATGTACATCAGAAGAAATTACTCGCGCTCAACAGCAGTTTTACCTAGAACGGCAGTTAAAAACCGATGCAGACATTAAAGCCTGGATGGCTTATCACGGTATAACAGTCAATCAACTTGAATCAGTCACAATTCGGAAACTAAAAATCGAGAAATTCAAAATTGCTACTTGGGGTAACAAACTCGAATCATACTTCTTTCAAAACAAAGCCAAGTTAGATAAAGTCATTTATTCCCTACTACGTACTCAAGATATCGGACTTGTTCAAGAACTCTACTTTCGCCTCCAAGCCAAAGAACAGTCATTTGCAGAACTAGCCAAAGAATACTCCCAAGGCCCAGAAGCCCAAACTGGCGGACTAGTCGGCCCAGTTGAACTACAAGCAATTCATCCCGGAATGGTACAGTTGCTATCCAGCAGTCAACCCGGTCAAGTTTTACCTCCCGCCCGAATAACCGAATGGGTTGTGATTTTGCGCCTAGAAAAACTCATCCCAGCCCAACTCGATGACCAGATGAAAGCAAGATTATTGAATGAACTGTTTGAAGCTTGGCTACAAGAACAGCAAAAGCAAATCCAATCTAATTCTTAA
- a CDS encoding ATP-binding protein: MEFIIVKDRDKSDKQKKAQTLVEQPKWTLEEIALSQSTLDQIDQMVAYIQNRDKLLYDWQFNRFLKAGSALSVNFFGVPGTGKSITSEAIAHKLGLSIIRANYGELESSFVGGTSDNLASVFKTAEETKSLLFFDEADAVLSRRISNLSQAADHGVNSAKSTLLTLLDKFNGIIVFATNLFDNYDEAFLRRILFNIEFLAPDIVMREHLWRFHLSENVPKEVSYEHLANISDGLCGGDIKNITIKLGLQLLTEKVESIDETLVKEEIEKYTEVKLRHKRKCFSNETSILSNTSVN; the protein is encoded by the coding sequence ATGGAGTTCATAATCGTCAAAGACAGAGATAAATCAGATAAGCAAAAAAAAGCACAGACTTTAGTAGAGCAACCTAAATGGACTCTTGAAGAAATAGCACTATCCCAAAGCACACTTGACCAAATTGACCAGATGGTTGCTTACATACAAAATAGAGATAAACTTTTGTATGATTGGCAATTTAATCGGTTTTTGAAAGCGGGAAGTGCTTTGAGTGTTAACTTTTTTGGTGTACCGGGTACAGGTAAAAGTATAACATCTGAGGCAATTGCTCATAAACTTGGACTGTCAATTATTAGAGCTAACTATGGTGAGCTTGAGTCTTCTTTTGTAGGAGGAACATCTGATAACTTAGCATCAGTTTTCAAAACAGCAGAAGAAACAAAAAGCTTACTATTCTTTGATGAAGCTGATGCAGTCCTTAGTAGAAGAATCTCCAATTTATCACAAGCAGCCGATCATGGTGTTAATTCAGCAAAAAGTACTTTGCTCACTCTCTTAGATAAATTCAATGGGATTATTGTGTTTGCCACAAATCTTTTTGATAACTATGATGAGGCTTTTTTGAGGAGAATTCTGTTCAATATAGAGTTTTTGGCTCCAGATATAGTTATGAGAGAACATCTATGGAGATTTCATTTATCTGAAAATGTACCCAAAGAAGTAAGTTATGAGCATTTAGCTAATATTAGTGATGGTCTTTGTGGTGGTGATATCAAAAATATCACTATTAAATTAGGCTTGCAATTGCTGACTGAAAAGGTAGAAAGCATTGATGAGACTTTAGTAAAAGAAGAAATTGAAAAATACACAGAAGTAAAACTAAGGCACAAGAGAAAGTGTTTTTCAAACGAAACATCTATTTTAAGTAACACTTCGGTGAATTAA
- a CDS encoding CHAT domain-containing protein — MNKRRLNLLALSTLSLFIIGLDLLKFSQAEIQAVPPIEKQIKLPVSRLQPDIIKKLLDREDINSAVIHIERGWKQQYDEYMQVKLPSNQVIEVNKISQTLKNINQRVGKKSALIYAVPTADQLDLILVLPDKPPIHKRIPEAKREVLTNLVTKFRNDLTNPSSSRKRYLASGKKIYDFLVAPLASDLKSQGINNLLFCLGGGLRTVPLAAISDGKTFLIEKYSLTIIPAFSLLDFQLTNITKTQVLAMGASKFQNLEPLPAVPLELSNIVNNNWKGKSLLNQDFTLKNLKKERAKYPFGIVHFATHAEFAQGSVDKSYIQFWDKKIRLDELKTLGLNNPPVQLLVLSACRTALGDPQAELGFAGLAVQSGAKAALASLWEVSDGGTLALMLQFYGKLKTNPVKSEALRQAQIDMLKERVSLEDNPRIRGAASSELHELDELDEDELSHPYYWAGFTLIGNPW; from the coding sequence ATGAACAAGCGCAGGCTAAACTTATTAGCTCTTTCAACCCTCAGTTTATTCATAATTGGGCTGGACTTGCTAAAGTTTAGCCAAGCAGAAATCCAAGCCGTTCCGCCAATAGAAAAACAAATTAAACTTCCCGTATCTCGGTTGCAGCCGGATATTATTAAAAAATTACTAGACAGGGAAGATATTAACTCGGCTGTTATCCATATTGAAAGGGGTTGGAAGCAGCAATATGATGAATATATGCAGGTAAAATTACCTTCAAATCAGGTTATTGAAGTCAACAAAATCAGTCAAACTCTCAAAAATATTAATCAAAGAGTCGGTAAAAAAAGCGCCTTAATATATGCAGTACCAACTGCTGACCAACTCGATTTAATCTTGGTATTACCGGATAAACCACCAATTCACAAACGTATCCCCGAAGCTAAAAGAGAAGTATTGACTAACTTAGTTACAAAATTCCGCAATGATCTTACTAATCCCAGTTCTTCGCGCAAGCGATATCTAGCATCCGGTAAGAAAATATATGACTTTTTAGTTGCACCCTTAGCATCTGACTTGAAAAGCCAAGGTATTAATAATCTGCTATTTTGTTTAGGAGGTGGCTTACGGACTGTTCCTTTAGCGGCGATTTCTGATGGTAAAACATTTTTAATTGAAAAGTATAGTTTAACGATTATTCCGGCTTTTAGTCTGCTCGATTTTCAACTAACCAATATTACAAAAACCCAGGTTTTAGCAATGGGAGCATCAAAATTTCAAAACCTGGAACCTTTACCTGCTGTTCCCTTAGAATTATCTAATATTGTTAACAATAACTGGAAGGGTAAGTCTTTATTAAACCAAGACTTCACTCTCAAAAACTTGAAAAAAGAACGTGCTAAGTATCCTTTTGGAATAGTACATTTTGCTACCCATGCTGAATTTGCTCAGGGTTCTGTGGATAAATCTTATATCCAGTTTTGGGATAAAAAAATTCGCTTAGATGAACTGAAAACTCTCGGACTCAATAACCCTCCAGTGCAGTTATTAGTATTGAGTGCTTGTCGTACGGCGTTGGGTGATCCTCAAGCTGAACTGGGGTTTGCTGGGTTAGCTGTACAGTCAGGCGCAAAAGCCGCCTTAGCAAGTCTGTGGGAGGTGAGTGATGGCGGAACATTGGCTTTGATGCTGCAATTTTACGGAAAACTAAAAACTAATCCAGTTAAGTCAGAAGCCCTACGACAAGCTCAAATTGATATGCTCAAAGAGCGTGTTAGTTTGGAAGATAATCCCCGCATTCGTGGTGCTGCTTCTTCTGAATTACATGAGTTGGATGAGCTTGATGAGGATGAATTATCTCATCCTTATTATTGGGCTGGATTTACATTGATTGGCAATCCTTGGTAG
- a CDS encoding pentapeptide repeat-containing protein, with the protein MKFKLIAAIALATTPLIFATSVKAGNSQDLQRLLSTGECQRCNLAGVDLSGAHLIGADLRGANLSKANLAGANLEGADLTNANLKGANLSSTFVTNVNFKKANLDGVNFTRAQIHDSNVYGASMDNMNITDADIFNTGIGVGGEEGAQMPDWD; encoded by the coding sequence ATGAAATTCAAGCTAATTGCCGCTATAGCCTTAGCAACCACTCCCCTCATTTTTGCCACCTCTGTGAAAGCAGGGAATTCGCAAGATTTACAAAGGCTTTTATCTACTGGGGAATGTCAGAGGTGTAATCTAGCTGGAGTTGACCTCAGTGGCGCTCATTTAATTGGTGCAGATTTACGTGGTGCCAACCTTTCTAAAGCTAACCTTGCAGGCGCAAACCTCGAAGGTGCAGACCTCACCAACGCAAATTTGAAAGGAGCTAACCTATCTTCAACTTTTGTCACCAACGTTAACTTTAAAAAAGCTAATCTTGACGGCGTGAATTTTACCCGCGCTCAAATTCATGACTCCAACGTCTACGGCGCATCAATGGACAATATGAATATCACCGATGCAGATATTTTCAACACAGGCATCGGTGTTGGTGGTGAAGAAGGCGCACAAATGCCAGATTGGGACTAA
- a CDS encoding HhoA/HhoB/HtrA family serine endopeptidase, with amino-acid sequence MRLSKITRSIRRLSTHIFAIFLGVLLTVSTLQVLPSQAEPAPSPVKVDDAPELIAQKQSPATAAIGNSSFVTAAVNRVGQAVVRIDTERTITRRRVDPFFEDPFFRQFFGDGYSQQLPPEQLRGLGSGFIIDKSGLILTNAHVVDKADRVTVRLKDGRTFDGKVQGIDEVTDLAVVKINAGKDLPVATLGSSNAVQVGDWAIAVGNPLGFDNTVTLGIVSTLKRSSAQVGISDKRLDFIQTDAAINPGNSGGPLLNERGEVIGINTAIRADAMGIGFAIPIDKAKAIATQLEKNGKVAHPYLGVQMVTLTPELAKQNNSDPNSTFEIPEVTGVLVMRVVPNSPAAKAGIRRGDVILQIDGQAITNAEQLQNFVENSTLGQALQVKIQRGSQTQQLSVRTAELQNATS; translated from the coding sequence ATGCGATTGTCCAAAATAACCCGTTCTATACGTAGACTTAGTACCCATATTTTCGCCATATTTTTGGGAGTCTTGCTCACTGTTAGCACTTTGCAGGTGTTACCTTCGCAAGCGGAACCCGCACCCAGTCCAGTGAAGGTTGATGATGCACCAGAACTGATTGCCCAAAAACAATCACCGGCGACTGCTGCTATCGGTAATAGTAGTTTTGTGACGGCGGCTGTGAATCGAGTTGGTCAAGCAGTGGTGAGAATTGACACGGAACGCACAATTACGCGCCGCCGTGTTGACCCATTTTTTGAAGACCCATTTTTCCGGCAGTTTTTTGGTGATGGTTATTCTCAACAATTACCACCAGAACAACTGCGTGGTCTAGGTTCTGGATTCATTATTGATAAAAGTGGTTTGATTTTAACTAATGCCCACGTTGTAGACAAAGCCGATAGAGTTACAGTCCGCCTCAAGGATGGTCGTACCTTTGACGGTAAAGTTCAAGGTATTGACGAAGTAACAGATTTAGCGGTGGTTAAAATTAACGCTGGTAAAGATTTACCCGTTGCAACTTTAGGTTCTTCTAATGCTGTACAAGTAGGAGACTGGGCGATCGCAGTTGGTAATCCTTTAGGTTTTGATAATACAGTTACTTTGGGTATTGTCAGCACCCTCAAGCGTTCTAGCGCCCAAGTGGGAATTTCGGATAAACGCCTAGATTTCATTCAAACTGACGCAGCCATTAACCCTGGTAACTCTGGTGGCCCTTTGTTGAATGAACGCGGTGAAGTAATTGGAATTAACACCGCGATTCGTGCTGATGCGATGGGTATTGGTTTTGCAATTCCCATTGATAAAGCTAAAGCGATCGCTACACAACTGGAAAAAAATGGTAAAGTAGCTCACCCCTATCTAGGCGTGCAGATGGTCACATTAACCCCAGAATTAGCGAAACAAAATAACAGTGACCCAAACTCTACATTTGAAATTCCAGAAGTAACCGGGGTTTTAGTGATGCGAGTTGTCCCCAATTCCCCAGCCGCTAAAGCTGGTATTCGCCGTGGTGATGTCATCCTGCAAATAGATGGCCAAGCTATTACCAATGCTGAACAGTTGCAAAACTTTGTGGAAAATAGCACCCTTGGTCAAGCTTTACAGGTAAAAATCCAAAGAGGTAGTCAAACACAACAGTTATCAGTACGCACTGCTGAGTTACAAAATGCTACTTCGTAA
- a CDS encoding alpha/beta fold hydrolase: MSDLKNAWEHKYITTNGVKLHYVTQGTGPLMLMLHGFPEFWYSWRHQIPEFAENFQVVALDLRGYNDSEKPKAQSAYIMGEFIKDVAGVIKGLGHEKCVLVGHDWGGAIAWCFAHAHPEMLEKLIILNLPHPAKFSQGLSTPQQLLRSWYMFLFQLPIMPEFLLQTFDYQPIAQIIQGTAVNKNAFTASDLAAYKNAAAKPGALTAMLNYYRNVFSHFLPNKNWGILNVPTLMIWGENDTALGKELTYGTDTYVSNLQIQYIPHCGHWVQQEEPDLVNRYMREFTGI, translated from the coding sequence ATGTCTGACCTTAAAAATGCTTGGGAACATAAATATATCACTACCAATGGTGTAAAACTGCACTATGTCACCCAAGGAACAGGCCCTTTGATGTTGATGTTACATGGGTTTCCTGAATTTTGGTATTCTTGGCGGCATCAAATACCAGAATTTGCGGAAAATTTTCAAGTTGTGGCTTTAGATTTACGTGGCTACAACGATAGTGAAAAACCCAAAGCACAATCAGCTTATATTATGGGTGAATTTATCAAAGATGTTGCGGGTGTAATTAAAGGTTTAGGTCACGAAAAATGCGTTTTAGTTGGGCATGATTGGGGTGGTGCGATCGCTTGGTGTTTTGCTCATGCTCACCCAGAAATGCTAGAGAAATTAATCATACTTAACTTACCACACCCCGCTAAATTTTCTCAGGGATTATCAACTCCCCAACAGTTACTACGTAGCTGGTATATGTTCTTATTTCAACTACCAATCATGCCAGAATTTCTCCTGCAAACTTTTGACTATCAGCCAATTGCTCAGATTATTCAAGGCACAGCAGTTAATAAAAATGCTTTTACTGCCTCTGACCTAGCAGCTTATAAAAATGCGGCTGCTAAACCCGGTGCTTTAACAGCAATGCTCAACTACTATCGCAATGTATTTTCTCACTTTTTACCCAACAAAAATTGGGGAATTTTAAATGTCCCCACACTGATGATTTGGGGTGAAAATGATACTGCCCTTGGGAAAGAGCTTACCTATGGAACTGATACCTATGTCAGCAACTTGCAAATTCAGTATATTCCCCATTGTGGGCATTGGGTACAGCAAGAGGAACCGGATCTAGTGAATCGATACATGCGTGAATTTACGGGAATTTAA
- a CDS encoding NB-ARC domain-containing protein: MNVNEVVKFVDQIVFDKTGKHLDDIQTAVVEGTWQRQTYDDIAQECNVTKNHVGDVGAELWQLLSQILQEDIKKTNFRSTFERLQISSLPIVIQNNNNNNILNFGSSYLYQSNDHNQENNKFKSIHYDISLAPQITNFYNRDCELHKIDDWISNQSTSLISVLGLYGIGKTTLVKKFVDLHLEQFEVIIWRSLKHPKPLNLLIDDLLNVCQQEAQVSISDKLTQFFKILSEKKCLIILDDIHHIFTKGQFAGTYQIEYQDYQNFFTMVAKIEHQSSVILISQEQCAEMEFLDEELYPIKFLELSGLYDKEILRNTGLTDEDSWINLIDLYEGNLGYLKSIAGSIRKIFDGKVADFLAENELVITKDIQFLLSQVFNNISPTEKQIILELSKFNQAVSREDLKATLDLSSSDFINGLESLQQRYLIQKIKTEKIMFKLSPVFRQYIRNISQRL, encoded by the coding sequence ATGAATGTAAACGAAGTTGTAAAATTTGTTGATCAGATAGTCTTTGATAAAACTGGAAAGCATCTAGACGACATTCAAACTGCTGTAGTCGAAGGAACATGGCAAAGACAAACATATGATGATATTGCACAAGAATGTAATGTTACTAAAAATCATGTAGGAGACGTAGGGGCTGAACTATGGCAACTTTTATCTCAAATATTGCAGGAAGATATAAAAAAAACTAATTTTCGTTCTACATTTGAAAGATTGCAGATATCATCATTACCAATTGTTATTCAAAATAATAACAATAATAATATTTTAAATTTTGGTTCATCATACCTGTATCAATCTAATGATCATAACCAAGAAAACAATAAATTTAAATCAATTCATTACGATATATCTTTAGCACCTCAAATAACCAACTTCTATAATAGAGACTGCGAACTTCACAAGATTGATGATTGGATATCAAATCAAAGTACTTCTTTAATCTCAGTTCTAGGGTTATATGGAATTGGTAAAACTACTCTTGTCAAAAAATTTGTTGATTTACATTTAGAGCAATTTGAAGTAATCATATGGAGAAGTTTAAAACACCCTAAACCACTGAATTTACTGATTGATGATTTATTAAATGTTTGTCAACAAGAAGCTCAAGTAAGTATAAGTGATAAATTAACACAATTTTTTAAAATTCTGAGTGAGAAAAAATGCTTAATCATTCTTGATGATATTCATCATATATTTACCAAGGGTCAATTTGCTGGAACATATCAAATTGAATATCAAGATTATCAAAACTTTTTTACAATGGTTGCAAAAATTGAACACCAAAGTAGTGTCATTCTTATCAGTCAAGAACAATGTGCGGAAATGGAATTTTTAGATGAAGAATTATATCCGATAAAATTTTTAGAATTATCAGGTTTATATGATAAGGAGATATTAAGAAACACAGGATTAACAGATGAAGATAGCTGGATAAATTTAATTGATTTATATGAAGGAAATTTAGGTTACTTAAAAAGTATTGCGGGTTCAATCAGAAAGATTTTCGACGGTAAAGTAGCCGATTTTTTAGCAGAGAATGAATTAGTTATTACGAAAGATATACAATTTTTACTTAGTCAAGTCTTTAACAACATATCACCTACAGAAAAGCAGATTATTTTAGAATTGAGTAAATTCAATCAAGCCGTCTCTAGAGAAGATTTAAAAGCAACCTTAGATTTATCTTCCAGCGATTTTATCAATGGATTAGAATCTCTACAACAAAGGTATTTAATTCAAAAAATAAAAACGGAAAAAATTATGTTTAAACTATCCCCAGTTTTTAGGCAGTATATAAGAAATATTTCTCAGAGATTATGA